Proteins from a genomic interval of Youhaiella tibetensis:
- a CDS encoding GMC family oxidoreductase yields the protein MERYDYIIVGGGSAGCVLANRLSEDPSASVLLIESGKRDTDPWIHIPATFFKVLAKGEAVHPYASEPEKGLNGRPSIVPQGNVLGGGSSINAMIYIRGHRNDYDTWAQSGCPGWSYEEVLPAFRSLENNDTFNGAYHGQAGTLFVSNPRHRHPLTRAFVEAAQEAGLKPNPDFNGEDQEGVGFYQSTTHNGRRWSSAQAFLREAERRRNLTILTERKVARVTFEGKRATGVELLDGTRYLANREVILTAGAIATPKILQVSGIGDADHLSSLGIPVVADLPGVGENFQDHLEVPVQGETRDPISILGQDQGVKAALHMLRYVAARQGLLASNVVEAGGFADTAGVGQPDIQFHVIPTLIGFVDREPEPGHGLSIGPCFLRPRSRGTVKLRSANPVDSALFNANALSDPADVETLARGVQLAIRILEAPALARLVKRRVLPRPGVESDPAALRDYIRQTAKTVFHPSGTARMGRAEDRTAVVGPDLKVHGVDGLRVCDASVMPTLVSGNTNAPVMMIAARAASFITGKVIAG from the coding sequence ATGGAGCGCTACGATTACATCATCGTCGGCGGTGGCTCGGCCGGGTGCGTGCTGGCCAACCGGCTCTCCGAGGATCCCTCCGCGAGCGTGCTGCTGATCGAATCCGGCAAGCGCGACACCGATCCGTGGATCCATATCCCCGCCACGTTCTTCAAGGTCCTGGCCAAGGGCGAAGCCGTCCACCCCTACGCGTCCGAGCCCGAAAAGGGCCTCAACGGGCGGCCCTCTATCGTGCCGCAGGGCAACGTGCTGGGCGGGGGATCGTCGATCAACGCCATGATCTACATCCGCGGGCACCGCAACGACTACGACACCTGGGCCCAGTCCGGATGCCCCGGCTGGTCCTACGAGGAAGTGCTCCCCGCCTTCCGCTCGCTGGAGAACAACGACACCTTCAACGGCGCTTATCACGGGCAGGCCGGCACGCTCTTCGTTTCCAACCCGCGCCATCGCCATCCGCTGACGCGCGCCTTCGTCGAGGCTGCCCAGGAAGCCGGCCTCAAGCCTAATCCCGATTTCAACGGCGAAGACCAGGAGGGCGTGGGCTTCTACCAGAGCACGACCCATAACGGGCGCCGCTGGAGTTCGGCGCAAGCCTTCCTGCGCGAGGCAGAACGCCGCCGCAACCTCACGATCCTCACCGAGCGCAAGGTCGCCCGTGTGACCTTCGAGGGCAAGCGCGCCACCGGGGTCGAGCTGCTCGACGGGACGCGCTATCTCGCCAATCGCGAGGTCATCCTTACGGCGGGCGCCATCGCCACGCCCAAGATCCTGCAAGTGTCGGGGATCGGCGACGCCGATCACCTCTCGAGCCTTGGTATCCCGGTGGTCGCCGACCTTCCGGGCGTGGGAGAGAATTTCCAGGATCACCTCGAAGTGCCCGTTCAGGGCGAAACGCGCGATCCGATTTCGATCCTCGGGCAGGACCAGGGCGTCAAGGCCGCGCTGCACATGCTGCGCTATGTTGCGGCGCGCCAGGGGCTGCTGGCCTCCAACGTCGTGGAAGCGGGGGGCTTCGCCGATACCGCCGGGGTGGGACAGCCCGACATCCAGTTCCACGTCATTCCGACGCTCATCGGTTTCGTGGATCGCGAGCCCGAGCCCGGACACGGGCTTTCCATTGGCCCCTGCTTCCTGCGTCCGCGCTCGCGGGGCACGGTCAAGCTTCGCTCGGCCAACCCTGTCGACAGCGCGCTTTTCAACGCCAATGCCCTGTCCGATCCCGCCGATGTCGAGACGCTGGCGCGTGGCGTCCAGCTTGCCATCCGCATTCTCGAAGCCCCGGCGCTGGCTCGGCTCGTCAAACGCCGCGTTCTGCCCAGGCCGGGCGTCGAGAGCGATCCGGCGGCCCTGCGCGACTACATCCGGCAGACCGCCAAGACGGTGTTCCATCCCTCGGGCACGGCCAGGATGGGCCGCGCCGAGGACAGGACGGCCGTGGTGGGCCCCGATCTCAAGGTGCATGGCGTCGACGGACTTCGCGTCTGCGATGCCTCGGTCATGCCCACACTCGTCTCCGGCAACACCAATGCCCCCGTGATGATGATCGCCGCTCGCGCGGCCTCGTTCATCACCGGCAAGGTCATTGCCGGCTGA
- a CDS encoding ABC transporter ATP-binding protein, whose translation MIAIENLVVQFGGVRPIDNLTATISAPVSGLIGPNGAGKTTLLNVLSGFVSPVQGAVKVEGRDLLALRPLDRVKSGLRRSFQTEQVVEDLTVAGNLYAIADHVTGPGERIEAVEAALAFTGLRGVADTLGKALNLFQRRLVELSKCLIGKPRLVLLDEPAAGLTDEESATLRELIMRIPDEFGAQVLLIDHDVELIRSMCTQTLVLDYGKMLALGPTEEVLASPDVRRAYLGEF comes from the coding sequence ATGATCGCCATCGAAAACCTCGTCGTGCAGTTCGGGGGCGTCCGCCCCATCGACAACCTGACCGCAACCATCTCGGCGCCGGTTTCGGGCCTCATCGGCCCCAACGGCGCCGGCAAGACGACGCTGCTCAACGTTCTCTCCGGCTTCGTTTCGCCGGTCCAGGGTGCCGTCAAGGTCGAGGGGCGCGACTTGCTGGCCCTGCGGCCGCTCGATCGCGTCAAGTCGGGCCTGCGCCGCTCGTTCCAGACCGAACAGGTGGTGGAAGACCTCACCGTGGCCGGCAACCTCTACGCCATCGCCGACCACGTCACCGGCCCGGGCGAGCGGATCGAGGCGGTGGAAGCCGCCCTTGCCTTCACCGGACTGCGCGGCGTCGCCGATACGCTGGGCAAGGCCCTCAACCTCTTCCAGCGGCGCCTCGTCGAGCTGAGCAAGTGCCTCATCGGCAAGCCGCGGCTGGTGCTGCTCGACGAGCCGGCGGCGGGGCTCACGGACGAGGAAAGCGCGACCCTGCGCGAGCTCATCATGCGCATCCCCGACGAATTCGGCGCCCAGGTGCTTCTCATCGATCACGATGTCGAGCTCATCCGTTCGATGTGCACGCAGACGCTGGTGCTCGACTACGGCAAGATGCTCGCCCTCGGTCCCACCGAGGAGGTGCTGGCCAGCCCCGATGTCCGCCGCGCCTATCTGGGGGAGTTCTGA
- a CDS encoding branched-chain amino acid ABC transporter permease: MNFLPFIISGLGIGAVYALSGVGLLVLFRATGVLNFAFGAIGAVGAHVAWQLMEWDYPLALAILAAVLVSTLVSFLYGRFLAPLLSYRDTVVRAVGTLALALFLIALMGVVWGELPRRLQFPTDQMYLTLFGVRLTFTRIIALVLAIVVVGGITVLLGTTRLGLDMRALANDRDLSAILGVRITRTETAAWIITGIFAGLGGLLLADLVRLQGTFLTFLVIPAIAAAILGQLRSLWVTAFAGLGIGVAEALLTPIDWISPYRSATPFVIALIAVMILGSTAQAALKDR; the protein is encoded by the coding sequence ATGAATTTCCTGCCTTTCATCATCTCGGGCCTGGGGATCGGCGCAGTCTATGCGCTGTCCGGAGTCGGCCTGCTGGTGCTCTTCCGCGCCACCGGCGTCCTGAATTTCGCCTTCGGCGCCATCGGGGCGGTCGGGGCGCACGTCGCCTGGCAGCTTATGGAATGGGACTATCCACTCGCACTGGCGATCCTCGCCGCGGTCCTGGTGTCCACGCTCGTCAGTTTCCTTTACGGCCGGTTCCTGGCTCCCCTGCTCTCCTATCGCGACACCGTGGTGCGCGCCGTCGGCACGCTTGCGCTGGCGCTGTTCCTCATCGCGCTCATGGGCGTGGTGTGGGGCGAGCTGCCGCGCCGCCTGCAGTTTCCGACCGACCAGATGTACCTCACGCTCTTCGGCGTGCGGCTGACCTTTACCCGCATCATCGCGCTGGTCCTGGCCATCGTGGTCGTCGGCGGCATCACCGTGCTGCTCGGCACCACGCGCCTCGGGCTCGACATGCGCGCCCTCGCCAATGACCGTGACCTCTCGGCGATCCTGGGGGTGCGCATCACCCGCACCGAGACCGCCGCCTGGATCATCACCGGCATCTTCGCCGGGCTCGGGGGCCTGCTGCTCGCCGATCTCGTGCGGCTGCAGGGGACATTCCTGACCTTCCTCGTCATCCCGGCGATTGCCGCCGCCATTCTCGGCCAGCTCCGCTCGCTCTGGGTCACGGCCTTTGCCGGCCTCGGCATCGGGGTCGCTGAAGCGCTGCTGACGCCCATCGACTGGATTTCGCCCTACCGTTCGGCCACCCCGTTCGTCATCGCCCTCATCGCCGTCATGATCCTGGGAAGCACCGCGCAGGCGGCGCTCAAAGACCGATGA
- a CDS encoding helix-turn-helix domain-containing protein: protein MELLQSQNLVQRTWSVVPYEQWADDLHTICGNFNPVTVEKGDAVLGAARGIDVGGMNFAHVSNNLDRVHRSMDDIRRDANEHLFLIVQIEGMCGVEHFGRQSVLDVGDCILVDSTKPTTFHFGGRFSNHLSMHLPRQTMYSGAKVAFDIARKLESHDPMAVMLRALIAKIMSAADDGSPHLRELMFNATRQAFVAGGEASLQPANDSASKRLEIVDILIDRHLTDSELGAKWLATQIGVSIRTLQEDFQGLGVTCTTVIRDRRLRLAREKIEQIRDQGSKETIAEVAYSTGFNDISYFNRSFKEMFSCAPRDLLKQ, encoded by the coding sequence TTGGAACTGTTGCAAAGCCAGAACCTGGTGCAGCGCACCTGGTCGGTCGTGCCCTACGAACAGTGGGCGGATGACCTGCATACCATATGCGGCAACTTCAACCCCGTGACCGTGGAGAAGGGCGATGCCGTGCTCGGCGCCGCCCGCGGGATCGACGTGGGCGGCATGAACTTCGCTCATGTCTCGAACAATCTCGACCGTGTCCACCGCTCGATGGACGACATCCGGCGCGATGCCAACGAGCACCTGTTCCTCATCGTCCAGATCGAGGGCATGTGCGGGGTCGAGCATTTCGGCCGGCAGAGCGTGCTCGACGTCGGGGACTGCATCCTGGTCGATTCGACCAAGCCGACGACCTTCCACTTCGGCGGCCGGTTCTCCAATCATCTGTCCATGCACCTGCCACGCCAGACCATGTATTCGGGCGCCAAGGTCGCTTTCGACATCGCGCGCAAGCTCGAATCCCACGATCCGATGGCCGTCATGCTGCGAGCCCTCATCGCCAAGATCATGAGCGCGGCCGACGATGGTTCGCCGCACCTGCGCGAGCTGATGTTCAACGCCACGCGCCAGGCATTCGTCGCCGGCGGCGAGGCGAGCCTGCAGCCCGCCAATGACAGCGCCAGCAAGCGGCTCGAGATCGTCGACATCCTCATCGACCGGCACCTGACCGACAGCGAGCTGGGCGCCAAGTGGCTCGCCACGCAGATCGGCGTTTCTATCCGCACGCTCCAGGAGGACTTCCAGGGGCTGGGCGTCACCTGCACCACGGTGATCCGTGACCGGCGCCTGCGCCTGGCGCGCGAGAAGATCGAGCAGATCCGCGACCAGGGCAGCAAGGAAACCATCGCCGAAGTCGCCTATTCCACCGGATTCAACGACATTTCCTACTTCAACCGGAGTTTTAAGGAGATGTTCTCCTGCGCGCCGCGGGACCTGCTCAAGCAGTAG
- a CDS encoding branched-chain amino acid ABC transporter permease — MTAQNQTLARPMASPSAIRVPREVLVIPVVMAVFTAAVALLANSFWLTAATSAVALSLSVTGLAILYGQLGLVSLCQFALVGVGGWVTLRIGHAWHPPFEVSMLSGGIVAALVGLIFGIPALRLRGLYLALVTLMLAGGFQTIIGAWGFPDGGPGFLGRADGAGRAMLSRPDLAQDSVPYFVYVSIVATIGLVISQWHKLARPGRAWALIRKGEHVAIASGVNVLTYKAWAFALSGFLAGIAGALLAGNVGQLDGRAFTAFESLNLFALAVVGGVYNWYGALIAGLLLRAVPALLTDLGIDGYVTIGIFGVALFQALATAPAGIAGQISGLIARLTRKGHKP, encoded by the coding sequence ATGACCGCTCAGAACCAGACCCTAGCTCGCCCCATGGCTTCACCTTCCGCCATCCGCGTTCCCCGCGAAGTCCTCGTCATTCCAGTGGTCATGGCCGTATTCACCGCCGCCGTGGCGCTGCTGGCCAATTCGTTCTGGCTGACGGCCGCAACCTCAGCGGTTGCCCTGTCGCTCTCGGTCACCGGGCTGGCGATCCTCTATGGCCAGCTCGGCCTCGTCTCGCTCTGCCAGTTCGCGCTGGTGGGTGTCGGCGGCTGGGTGACGCTGCGCATCGGCCACGCCTGGCATCCGCCTTTCGAAGTCTCGATGCTTTCGGGCGGCATCGTCGCCGCGCTTGTCGGACTCATCTTCGGTATTCCCGCCCTGCGCCTGCGCGGGCTCTACCTCGCGCTCGTCACGCTGATGCTTGCCGGGGGCTTCCAGACCATCATCGGGGCCTGGGGTTTTCCCGATGGGGGGCCGGGCTTCCTCGGCCGGGCGGACGGCGCCGGACGCGCCATGCTCTCCCGTCCCGACCTCGCCCAGGATTCGGTGCCTTATTTCGTCTATGTGTCGATCGTCGCCACCATCGGCCTGGTCATTTCCCAGTGGCACAAGCTGGCCCGGCCGGGGCGCGCCTGGGCGCTGATCCGCAAGGGCGAGCACGTCGCCATCGCCTCGGGCGTGAACGTGCTCACCTACAAGGCCTGGGCCTTCGCCCTCTCCGGCTTCCTCGCCGGGATTGCCGGGGCCCTGCTCGCGGGCAATGTCGGCCAGCTCGACGGCCGCGCCTTCACGGCCTTCGAAAGCCTCAACCTCTTCGCGCTCGCCGTCGTGGGGGGCGTCTACAACTGGTACGGCGCCCTCATCGCCGGGCTCCTGCTGCGCGCGGTTCCTGCCCTGCTGACAGATCTGGGCATCGACGGCTACGTCACCATCGGCATTTTCGGGGTCGCGCTGTTCCAGGCGCTCGCCACCGCCCCGGCAGGCATCGCGGGGCAGATTTCGGGGCTCATCGCCCGCCTTACCCGCAAGGGGCATAAGCCATGA
- a CDS encoding ABC transporter substrate-binding protein, giving the protein MKLRLAAIAAGLAFIVMSAGGASAAAVCGEGTGQAATGEPIVIGAITGKTGPDDFSNSTRAAKAYFDCLNANGGIHGRPVQYMVEDDQWNPEIAAQLAAKLVDDQKAVLMVGNSSFVECGANADFYKKSGITVVAGVGVPRECFFASAIAPTNAGPRVSMLGAMGYALDQLGAKSVVCIGPNIPNVGSWSCDGVMLLAKEKGFPASTILIDQGSADSTSVMLQAASSNPDVIVLGMSKGSAVPLLVAAEEQGLNEKIKFVSAASAYDLSVPETIGPGWDGKFYVNMEFNDLEATTPDNQNWLAVMDEYGQKSDPRDTFAQAGYLAARIAEKALMSIDPANITRETAGKAVADIKAFESDIFCAPWYFGADQPRHNANSTTRMAVSEGGKWKVVSDCAPSPDPELADIRAFEKSAGITQ; this is encoded by the coding sequence ATGAAACTGCGTTTGGCGGCCATTGCCGCAGGACTAGCTTTCATCGTCATGTCCGCAGGAGGCGCGAGCGCCGCCGCGGTCTGTGGTGAAGGAACGGGCCAGGCCGCGACCGGCGAGCCCATCGTCATCGGCGCCATCACCGGCAAGACCGGCCCGGACGATTTTTCCAATTCGACCCGGGCGGCCAAGGCGTATTTCGATTGCCTCAACGCCAATGGCGGCATCCACGGGCGGCCGGTGCAATACATGGTCGAAGACGACCAGTGGAACCCCGAAATCGCCGCCCAGCTCGCCGCCAAGCTGGTGGATGACCAGAAGGCCGTGCTGATGGTCGGCAATTCCTCGTTCGTGGAATGCGGCGCCAATGCCGACTTCTACAAGAAGTCCGGCATTACCGTCGTCGCCGGCGTCGGCGTGCCGCGTGAGTGCTTCTTCGCCTCGGCCATCGCGCCGACCAATGCCGGTCCGCGCGTCTCGATGCTCGGCGCCATGGGCTATGCGCTGGATCAGCTCGGCGCCAAGTCGGTGGTCTGCATTGGCCCCAACATCCCGAACGTGGGCTCGTGGTCCTGCGACGGCGTAATGCTGCTCGCCAAGGAAAAGGGCTTCCCCGCCTCCACCATCCTCATCGACCAGGGCAGCGCCGACTCCACCTCGGTAATGCTCCAGGCGGCATCGTCCAATCCGGACGTCATCGTGCTTGGCATGTCCAAGGGTTCGGCCGTGCCGCTGCTGGTGGCCGCCGAGGAACAGGGGCTCAACGAGAAGATCAAGTTCGTCTCGGCCGCCTCCGCCTACGACCTATCGGTGCCCGAGACCATCGGGCCGGGCTGGGACGGCAAGTTCTACGTGAACATGGAGTTCAACGACCTCGAGGCCACCACCCCGGACAACCAGAACTGGCTCGCCGTGATGGATGAATACGGCCAGAAGAGCGACCCGCGCGACACCTTCGCCCAGGCCGGCTACCTGGCCGCCCGCATCGCCGAAAAGGCGCTGATGAGCATCGACCCCGCCAACATCACCCGCGAAACCGCCGGCAAGGCCGTGGCCGACATCAAGGCTTTCGAGAGCGATATCTTCTGCGCGCCCTGGTATTTCGGCGCCGACCAGCCCCGCCACAATGCGAACAGCACCACGCGCATGGCGGTCAGCGAAGGCGGCAAGTGGAAGGTGGTTTCCGATTGCGCTCCCTCGCCCGATCCGGAACTGGCCGACATTCGCGCCTTCGAAAAGAGCGCCGGGATCACCCAGTAA
- a CDS encoding SDR family NAD(P)-dependent oxidoreductase produces MTGRLAGKTALITGAATGMGRATAERFAAEGARLVLFGLGGAELDDAGRVTGAQVIHGDITRAEDVARAIAACGAKLDILVSAAGIILTDTPETVTDEGWDKTFAVNVTGTMNVCRAALPLLKGGGAIVNIASVAAFNSGPGMTSYASSKAALVAYTRSIAVAHGPDGIRANVIAPGWVRTPMSDMEMDDAARANGTTREEEFENLRQRIGLRRIADPSEIASCCLFLASAESSFVTGTVLVADGGGRAPVANRAV; encoded by the coding sequence ATGACCGGCCGGCTCGCGGGCAAGACCGCGCTCATCACCGGGGCCGCCACCGGCATGGGGCGGGCCACCGCGGAGCGCTTTGCTGCCGAAGGCGCGCGACTGGTGCTTTTCGGGCTGGGCGGCGCCGAGCTCGATGACGCCGGTCGCGTCACCGGTGCGCAGGTGATCCATGGCGACATCACGCGCGCCGAAGACGTTGCCCGCGCCATCGCCGCTTGCGGGGCAAAGCTCGATATCCTGGTCAGCGCGGCCGGGATCATCCTTACCGATACGCCCGAAACGGTGACCGATGAAGGCTGGGACAAGACTTTCGCCGTCAACGTGACGGGGACGATGAATGTCTGCCGGGCCGCGCTGCCCCTGCTCAAGGGCGGTGGCGCGATCGTCAACATCGCGTCGGTGGCGGCCTTCAACAGCGGGCCGGGCATGACGAGCTACGCCTCGAGCAAGGCCGCGCTCGTCGCCTATACGCGCTCGATCGCCGTGGCCCATGGTCCCGACGGCATTCGCGCCAATGTCATCGCCCCGGGCTGGGTCCGCACGCCGATGAGCGACATGGAGATGGACGATGCGGCGCGCGCCAACGGGACGACGCGCGAAGAGGAGTTCGAGAACCTGCGCCAGCGCATAGGCTTGCGGCGCATCGCCGATCCCTCCGAGATCGCCTCGTGCTGCCTGTTCCTGGCGAGCGCGGAATCGTCATTCGTCACCGGAACTGTGCTCGTCGCCGACGGCGGCGGGCGCGCGCCGGTGGCCAACCGGGCCGTCTAG
- a CDS encoding aldehyde dehydrogenase family protein: MNPYALLIDGKRVETASHAEVKNPSTGDTVGLMPLATPEQLDLAVEAAARAFKTWSRTADAERKRACHAVADIIAANQEELALLLTREQGKPLNGLGSRFEMGGTLAWTRYTADLTLPVEILQDNNEGRVELHRKPIGVVGSITPWNWPVMIASWHIIPAIRAGNTVVLKPSPQTPLSTIRMVELINQVLPPGVVNVITGENSIGAALSAHPGIAKMTFTGSIETGKKVMASAVATLKRLTLELGGNDAGIVLPDADPKQIAQGLFWGAFINNGQTCSALKRLYVHDSIYDAVCEELVAYAGTIAIGDGQDEASILGPIQNEMQFNKVSELVEDARTRGGRILTGGARMERPGYFYPITLVADVDHGFRLVDEEQFGPALPIIRYSDIDEVIDRANSLPVGLGGSIWSSNIEKARELATRLECGIAWVNKHGAIQPNAPHGGIKQSGIGVQFGVEGLKELTVAQTVLS, encoded by the coding sequence GTGAATCCGTATGCCCTTTTGATCGACGGCAAGCGCGTCGAGACCGCCAGCCATGCCGAAGTCAAAAATCCATCGACCGGCGACACCGTCGGCCTGATGCCGCTTGCCACGCCCGAGCAGCTCGACCTCGCCGTCGAAGCCGCCGCCCGCGCCTTCAAGACCTGGAGCCGCACCGCCGATGCCGAGCGCAAGCGTGCCTGCCATGCGGTGGCCGATATCATCGCCGCCAATCAGGAAGAGCTGGCGCTGCTGCTGACCCGCGAACAGGGTAAGCCCCTCAACGGCCTCGGCTCGCGTTTCGAGATGGGCGGCACCCTCGCCTGGACCCGCTACACCGCCGACCTCACCCTTCCGGTCGAAATCCTGCAGGACAACAACGAGGGGCGTGTCGAGCTTCACCGCAAGCCGATCGGCGTCGTCGGTTCGATCACCCCGTGGAACTGGCCGGTGATGATCGCCTCCTGGCATATCATTCCCGCCATCCGCGCCGGCAACACCGTCGTGCTCAAGCCCTCGCCGCAGACGCCGCTTTCCACCATCCGCATGGTCGAACTCATCAATCAGGTTCTGCCGCCGGGCGTGGTCAACGTCATCACCGGGGAGAACAGCATCGGTGCGGCCCTTTCGGCGCATCCAGGCATCGCCAAGATGACCTTCACCGGCTCGATCGAGACCGGCAAGAAGGTCATGGCCTCGGCCGTGGCCACCCTCAAGCGCCTCACGCTCGAGCTGGGCGGAAACGACGCGGGCATCGTCCTGCCCGATGCCGATCCCAAGCAGATCGCACAGGGGCTCTTCTGGGGCGCCTTCATCAACAACGGCCAGACCTGTTCGGCCCTCAAGCGCCTCTATGTCCATGACAGCATCTACGATGCGGTGTGCGAGGAACTCGTCGCCTATGCCGGCACCATCGCCATCGGCGACGGGCAGGACGAAGCCTCGATCCTCGGCCCCATCCAGAACGAGATGCAGTTCAACAAGGTGAGCGAGCTGGTCGAAGACGCGCGCACCAGGGGCGGGCGGATCCTCACCGGCGGAGCCCGCATGGAGCGTCCCGGCTACTTCTACCCCATCACGCTGGTCGCAGATGTCGATCACGGTTTCCGGCTTGTGGACGAGGAGCAGTTCGGCCCTGCCCTTCCCATCATCCGCTACAGCGACATCGACGAAGTCATCGATCGCGCCAACAGCCTGCCGGTGGGCCTGGGCGGATCGATCTGGTCGAGCAATATCGAAAAGGCGCGCGAACTGGCGACGCGCCTCGAATGCGGCATTGCCTGGGTCAACAAGCACGGGGCCATCCAGCCCAATGCGCCGCATGGCGGCATCAAGCAATCGGGCATCGGCGTCCAGTTCGGCGTCGAAGGCCTCAAGGAGCTGACCGTCGCCCAGACGGTCCTGAGCTGA